The Corynebacterium suranareeae genome window below encodes:
- a CDS encoding inositol monophosphatase family protein has product MDARGMLAIAEAVVDDAEALFTQGFGAAPALLKSPGDFATEVDMAIESHMRQMLNMMTGIDVIGEEGGGATSGTRWVIDPIDGTANFAASNPMSAILVSLLVDDQPVLGVTSMPMLGKRLSAYEGSPLMINGQPQEPLQEQSSLVSHIGFSSMASPRNTAFPAELRRDLLTELTESYLRPRITGSVGVDLAFTAQGIFGACVSFSPHVWDNAAGVMLMRAAGAHVTDTEGGPWVPGKGVVAGTKKAHDVLLSKIEKVRSMHAEAGHGQSPNEEHF; this is encoded by the coding sequence ATGGATGCCCGTGGGATGTTGGCCATAGCTGAGGCCGTTGTCGATGATGCCGAAGCCTTGTTTACCCAAGGTTTCGGCGCTGCACCTGCGCTTTTGAAATCCCCTGGGGATTTTGCCACAGAGGTGGATATGGCCATCGAATCCCATATGCGCCAGATGCTCAACATGATGACAGGCATCGATGTCATCGGCGAAGAGGGCGGGGGAGCAACGTCTGGAACACGGTGGGTTATTGATCCCATCGATGGCACTGCTAACTTTGCAGCGTCCAACCCCATGAGTGCGATTTTGGTGTCATTGCTTGTGGATGACCAGCCGGTTCTTGGCGTAACGTCCATGCCAATGCTGGGCAAGCGATTAAGTGCCTATGAAGGTTCACCGTTAATGATTAATGGTCAACCCCAAGAACCACTCCAAGAACAATCCAGCTTGGTGTCTCACATTGGGTTTAGCTCAATGGCCTCACCCCGAAACACCGCTTTTCCAGCAGAACTGCGCCGTGATTTACTCACTGAGCTGACCGAAAGTTATCTCCGTCCTCGCATCACCGGATCAGTGGGTGTGGATTTAGCTTTTACCGCACAGGGTATTTTTGGAGCTTGTGTTTCTTTTAGTCCGCATGTGTGGGACAACGCAGCAGGCGTCATGCTGATGCGCGCAGCTGGAGCGCACGTGACAGACACAGAAGGTGGGCCGTGGGTGCCTGGTAAAGGTGTAGTAGCAGGAACAAAAAAGGCCCACGATGTGCTGTTAAGTAAGATTGAAAAAGTTCGGTCCATGCATGCAGAAGCAGGTCATGGACAGTCACCTAATGAGGAGCACTTTTAA
- the priA gene encoding bifunctional 1-(5-phosphoribosyl)-5-((5-phosphoribosylamino)methylideneamino)imidazole-4-carboxamide isomerase/phosphoribosylanthranilate isomerase PriA, whose product MTFTILPAVDVVNGQAVRLDQGEAGTEKSYGTPLESALKWQEQGAQWLHFVDLDAAFNRGSNHEMMAEIVGKLDVDVELTGGIRDDESLERALATGARRVNIGTAALEKPEWIASAIKRYGEKIAVDIAVRLEDGEWRTRGNGWVSDGGDLWEVLERLDSQGCSRFVVTDVSKDGTLSGPNVELLREVAAATDAPIVASGGISVLEDVLELAKYQDEGIDSVIIGKALYEHKFTLAEALSAVEKLG is encoded by the coding sequence ATGACTTTTACAATTCTTCCTGCAGTTGATGTGGTTAACGGACAAGCAGTTCGTTTGGATCAGGGTGAAGCCGGCACTGAGAAGTCCTATGGCACCCCGTTGGAGTCTGCGTTGAAATGGCAGGAGCAGGGTGCACAGTGGCTGCACTTTGTTGATCTTGATGCTGCGTTTAACCGTGGATCAAACCATGAGATGATGGCGGAAATCGTCGGCAAGCTTGATGTTGATGTCGAGCTTACTGGCGGTATTCGTGATGATGAATCCCTAGAGCGCGCTTTGGCAACCGGCGCACGCCGAGTAAACATCGGTACGGCAGCGTTGGAAAAGCCAGAGTGGATTGCTTCTGCAATTAAGCGGTATGGCGAGAAGATTGCTGTTGATATCGCTGTGCGTTTGGAAGATGGCGAGTGGCGCACCCGTGGCAATGGGTGGGTTTCCGATGGTGGAGATCTCTGGGAAGTTCTAGAACGCCTTGATTCTCAGGGCTGCTCCCGTTTTGTGGTGACAGATGTGTCCAAGGACGGCACCTTGAGTGGACCGAATGTGGAATTGTTGCGCGAGGTTGCTGCTGCAACCGATGCACCAATTGTTGCTTCAGGAGGCATCTCGGTGCTGGAAGACGTTCTAGAGTTGGCTAAGTATCAAGATGAGGGCATTGACTCTGTCATCATTGGAAAAGCTTTGTACGAGCACAAGTTCACCCTCGCAGAAGCACTAAGCGCTGTGGAGAAGCTCGGTTAA
- the hisH gene encoding imidazole glycerol phosphate synthase subunit HisH codes for MTKTVALLDYGSGNLRSAQRALERAGAEVIVTSDPEICTSADGLLVPGVGAFDACMKGLKNVYGHRIIGQRLAGGRPVMGICVGMQILFEEGEEHGIKSAGCGEWSGKVERLQADILPHMGWNTLEMPTNSPMFEGLSPEDRFYFVHSYGVRKWTLETDDLTTPPQVVWATHENDRFVAAVENGALWATQFHPEKSGDAGAQLLRNWINYI; via the coding sequence ATGACCAAAACTGTCGCCCTTCTCGACTATGGATCCGGAAATTTACGATCAGCTCAACGCGCATTAGAGCGAGCTGGTGCAGAAGTTATCGTGACCTCAGACCCAGAAATCTGCACCAGCGCAGATGGCTTGCTGGTTCCAGGTGTTGGAGCTTTCGACGCCTGCATGAAGGGGCTAAAAAACGTTTATGGACATCGCATCATTGGTCAACGCCTAGCGGGTGGTCGTCCAGTGATGGGTATTTGCGTCGGTATGCAGATCCTTTTTGAAGAAGGCGAAGAGCACGGCATTAAATCTGCTGGTTGTGGCGAGTGGTCAGGAAAAGTTGAACGCCTCCAGGCTGACATCCTGCCGCACATGGGGTGGAACACCTTGGAAATGCCCACCAACTCACCAATGTTTGAGGGGCTTTCCCCTGAAGATCGTTTCTACTTTGTGCACTCATATGGCGTGCGCAAGTGGACGTTAGAAACCGATGATCTCACTACTCCGCCACAGGTCGTGTGGGCAACCCATGAAAACGATCGTTTCGTGGCCGCTGTGGAAAATGGTGCGTTGTGGGCAACCCAATTCCACCCCGAAAAATCTGGTGATGCAGGAGCACAGCTACTGCGAAACTGGATCAACTACATCTAA
- a CDS encoding MFS transporter has translation MWKSPGFVAVLVAVAAAFGSWSLLLPVVPLAVLNNGGSSAVAGATTGIFMAATVLTQIFTPAALRKIGYTPVMAFAAFMLGVPAIGYVFSVEPIPVLLVSALRGIGFGALTVAESALVAELVPVRFLGKASGMLGVFIGLSQMLFLPTGLALGDQFGYNVVYILGAAIALVAAVMCLRIPKVKAAAKQQPKVTEQERSVSTWKLVLIPSLAVTTLSMTFGAVSSFLPAAVIELDPGLGAALAGIILSITGGSSMVFRYLSGVIADRRGMPGTTMIPAQIIGFLGVALITATIFQGWSVWLLIIGAVMFGGGFGMVQNEALLSMFFRLPRSKVSEASAIWNIAFDSGTGIGSFLLGIVAASLAYSGAFGAGAAVILFGIILTTADRIIGHHRITEYNNTRARLRQVPVARRAVQGLRNRRKDR, from the coding sequence ATGTGGAAAAGCCCAGGGTTTGTGGCTGTCCTGGTGGCGGTCGCTGCGGCTTTCGGCAGCTGGTCTTTACTGCTTCCTGTGGTGCCGTTAGCAGTGTTAAACAATGGGGGATCGAGCGCTGTCGCAGGTGCCACCACCGGTATCTTCATGGCAGCCACGGTCTTGACCCAAATTTTTACACCTGCTGCACTTCGAAAAATTGGCTACACACCAGTGATGGCTTTTGCCGCCTTCATGCTCGGTGTGCCAGCAATCGGCTATGTGTTTAGCGTTGAACCAATCCCAGTGCTGCTGGTCTCTGCACTTCGAGGCATTGGATTTGGTGCTTTAACAGTTGCGGAATCCGCCCTTGTGGCAGAACTTGTGCCCGTGCGTTTCTTAGGCAAAGCCTCTGGAATGCTAGGCGTATTTATCGGCCTGTCCCAGATGCTGTTCCTACCTACCGGCCTGGCGTTAGGCGATCAATTTGGCTACAACGTGGTCTACATTTTAGGTGCCGCTATCGCGCTGGTTGCGGCCGTGATGTGCCTGCGTATCCCAAAGGTGAAGGCAGCAGCAAAGCAACAACCTAAGGTGACCGAGCAAGAGCGTTCTGTCTCCACCTGGAAATTAGTGCTTATTCCTTCACTAGCTGTCACCACCTTGTCCATGACATTCGGTGCGGTATCTTCATTCCTTCCAGCTGCGGTTATCGAGCTAGACCCAGGATTAGGTGCAGCACTAGCGGGAATCATTTTGTCCATTACCGGTGGTTCTTCAATGGTGTTCCGCTACCTATCCGGCGTGATCGCCGACCGCCGCGGCATGCCTGGCACCACGATGATCCCTGCTCAGATCATTGGTTTCTTAGGCGTCGCATTAATCACTGCAACAATTTTCCAAGGCTGGTCCGTGTGGCTTTTGATCATTGGCGCAGTGATGTTCGGTGGCGGTTTCGGCATGGTGCAAAACGAAGCTTTGCTGTCAATGTTCTTCCGCCTTCCTCGCTCTAAAGTCTCCGAAGCGTCCGCCATCTGGAACATTGCTTTTGATTCGGGCACAGGAATCGGAAGTTTCCTCCTTGGCATCGTCGCCGCCTCGCTTGCTTACAGTGGTGCTTTTGGTGCCGGAGCCGCGGTGATTTTGTTCGGAATTATTCTGACCACAGCCGATCGGATCATCGGGCACCACCGCATCACCGAATACAACAACACCCGCGCACGTTTGCGCCAAGTTCCAGTAGCTCGGCGTGCAGTGCAAGGGCTGCGCAACAGGCGCAAAGACCGCTAA
- the hisB gene encoding imidazoleglycerol-phosphate dehydratase HisB, which translates to MTVAPRIGRATRTTSESDITVEINLDGSGKVDIDTGLPFFDHMLTAFGVHGSFDLKVHAKGDIEIDAHHTVEDTAIVLGQALLEAVGDKKGIRRFASCQLPMDEALVESVVDISGRPYFVISGEPEHMITSVIGGHYATVINEHFFETLALNSRITLHVICHYGRDPHHITEAEYKAVARALRGAVEMDPRQTGIPSTKGAL; encoded by the coding sequence ATGACTGTTGCACCACGCATTGGGCGCGCAACCCGCACGACTAGTGAATCCGACATCACTGTTGAAATAAACCTGGACGGTTCCGGCAAGGTTGACATTGATACTGGCCTGCCATTTTTCGATCACATGCTGACCGCTTTTGGTGTGCACGGAAGCTTTGATCTGAAAGTTCACGCCAAAGGTGACATCGAAATTGATGCCCACCACACGGTAGAAGATACCGCGATTGTGCTGGGACAGGCGTTGCTTGAAGCAGTAGGAGACAAGAAAGGCATTCGCCGTTTCGCATCCTGCCAGCTGCCCATGGATGAGGCGTTGGTGGAATCCGTGGTGGATATTTCTGGACGCCCATACTTTGTTATCTCCGGCGAACCAGAGCACATGATCACCTCAGTAATCGGTGGACATTATGCCACGGTGATCAATGAGCATTTCTTTGAAACGTTGGCTTTGAATTCTCGAATTACCCTGCACGTGATTTGCCACTATGGTCGTGATCCTCACCACATCACTGAGGCTGAGTACAAGGCTGTTGCTCGCGCATTGCGTGGTGCGGTGGAAATGGATCCTCGTCAAACAGGAATCCCATCCACTAAGGGAGCACTCTAA
- a CDS encoding histidinol-phosphate transaminase codes for MTKITLSDLPLREELRGEQAYGAPQLNVDIRLNTNENPYPPSEALITDLVSTVDKIAAELNRYPERDAVELRDALAEYITKQTGVAVTRDNLWAANGSNEILQQLLQAFGGPGRTAMGFQPSYSMHPILAKGTHTEFISVPRGADFRIDIDLAIEEIQGKQPDIVFVTTPNNPTGDVTSLDDIERLIEVAPGIVIVDEAYAEFSPSPSATTLLDKYPTKLVVSRTMSKAFDFAGGRLGYFVANPAFIDAVMLVRLPYHLSALSQAAAIVALRHSADTLGTVEKLSLERIRVAARLEELGYAVVPSESNFVFFGDFTDQHAAWQAFLDRGVLIRDVGIAGHLRTTIGVPEENDAFLDAAAEIVTLKF; via the coding sequence ATGACAAAGATTACTTTGAGCGATCTACCACTGCGTGAAGAACTACGCGGTGAACAGGCCTATGGTGCGCCACAGCTAAACGTTGATATTCGGCTCAACACCAATGAAAACCCTTATCCACCCTCAGAAGCGTTGATTACTGATCTGGTGTCCACGGTGGATAAGATCGCCGCTGAGTTAAATCGCTATCCAGAACGTGATGCCGTTGAGTTGCGTGATGCGTTGGCTGAGTACATCACCAAGCAAACCGGTGTTGCAGTAACCCGCGATAACTTGTGGGCAGCTAATGGCTCCAATGAAATCTTGCAGCAGCTCCTTCAAGCCTTCGGTGGTCCAGGGCGTACTGCCATGGGATTCCAGCCGAGCTATTCCATGCACCCCATTTTGGCAAAGGGCACGCACACTGAGTTTATTTCCGTGCCTCGTGGTGCTGATTTCCGCATCGATATTGATCTGGCCATTGAAGAGATTCAAGGCAAGCAACCTGACATCGTCTTTGTCACCACCCCCAATAATCCAACCGGTGATGTGACCTCACTGGACGATATTGAACGCCTCATCGAGGTTGCCCCAGGCATCGTGATTGTCGATGAAGCCTACGCGGAATTTTCCCCATCACCTTCAGCCACCACTTTGCTGGATAAGTATCCAACCAAGCTTGTGGTGTCTCGGACGATGAGTAAGGCCTTTGACTTTGCCGGTGGTCGCCTTGGCTACTTCGTGGCCAACCCAGCGTTTATTGATGCCGTGATGTTGGTTCGCCTTCCGTATCATCTTTCAGCGCTGAGCCAAGCAGCCGCAATCGTCGCGCTGCGTCACTCGGCTGACACGCTGGGAACCGTCGAAAAGCTGTCTTTGGAGCGTATTCGCGTGGCCGCACGCCTTGAGGAACTGGGCTATGCTGTGGTGCCAAGTGAATCAAACTTTGTGTTTTTTGGAGATTTCACCGATCAACATGCAGCATGGCAAGCATTCTTGGATAGGGGAGTGCTGATTCGTGATGTGGGAATCGCGGGGCACTTGCGCACCACCATTGGTGTGCCTGAAGAAAACGACGCGTTTTTGGATGCAGCCGCTGAGATCGTCACCCTGAAATTTTAA
- the hisD gene encoding histidinol dehydrogenase, whose product MLNVTDLRGHTPSKSDIRRALPRGGTDVWSVLPMVQPVVEDVQKRGADAALDYGEKFDHIRPASVRVPAEVIAEAEKALDPLVREAIEESIVRVRKVHSEQRPKEHTTQLSPGGTVTERFMPIDRVGLYAPGGNAVYPSSVIMNVVPAQEAGVNTLVLASPPQADHGGWPHPTILAACSILGVDEVWAVGGAQAVALLAYGDEAADLEPVDMVTGPGNIFVTAAKRLVRGVVGTDSEAGPTEIAVLADGSANAVNIAYDLISQAEHDVMAASVLITDSEQLAQDVNREIEARYSITRNAERVAEALRGAQSGIVLVDDISVGIQVADQYAAEHLEIHTENARAVAEQITNAGAIFVGDFSPVPLGDYSAGSNHVLPTSGTARFSAGLSTHTFLRPVNLIEYDEAALKDVSEVVINFANAEDLPAHGEAIRARFENLPTTDEA is encoded by the coding sequence ATGTTGAATGTCACTGACCTGCGCGGTCACACACCATCCAAGAGCGACATCCGACGTGCACTGCCACGTGGAGGCACTGACGTGTGGTCGGTGCTGCCTATGGTGCAGCCGGTTGTTGAAGACGTCCAAAAGCGCGGTGCCGATGCTGCGTTGGACTATGGCGAGAAGTTTGATCATATCCGCCCCGCTTCGGTGCGGGTGCCAGCTGAGGTTATTGCTGAAGCAGAAAAGGCTTTGGATCCTTTGGTCCGAGAGGCGATTGAAGAATCCATTGTGCGGGTCCGCAAGGTGCACTCTGAACAGCGCCCGAAAGAGCACACCACGCAACTTTCTCCAGGTGGTACTGTAACCGAGCGTTTCATGCCAATTGACCGCGTTGGGCTGTATGCCCCAGGCGGAAACGCGGTGTACCCATCAAGCGTGATTATGAATGTGGTCCCAGCTCAGGAAGCAGGAGTAAATACCTTAGTTTTGGCATCTCCTCCTCAGGCAGATCATGGTGGTTGGCCACACCCGACCATTTTGGCTGCTTGTTCCATTTTGGGTGTTGATGAGGTGTGGGCAGTCGGTGGCGCTCAAGCTGTCGCGCTGCTTGCTTACGGTGATGAGGCAGCTGATTTGGAACCTGTGGATATGGTCACTGGTCCTGGAAATATTTTTGTCACCGCTGCCAAACGCCTGGTCAGGGGAGTGGTCGGAACTGATTCTGAAGCTGGCCCAACAGAGATCGCGGTCTTGGCAGATGGATCCGCGAATGCCGTCAATATTGCCTACGATCTGATTAGCCAGGCTGAACATGACGTGATGGCGGCATCTGTATTGATCACCGATTCTGAGCAGCTAGCTCAAGATGTCAACCGCGAAATCGAGGCACGGTATTCCATTACGCGCAACGCTGAGCGTGTTGCGGAAGCCTTGCGCGGTGCGCAAAGCGGCATTGTGCTTGTCGACGACATCTCCGTGGGTATTCAAGTTGCCGATCAATACGCGGCAGAGCACCTAGAAATTCACACGGAAAATGCCCGAGCAGTAGCTGAACAAATCACCAATGCTGGCGCCATCTTTGTTGGTGATTTCTCGCCGGTACCGCTTGGTGATTATTCCGCAGGTTCTAACCACGTGCTGCCTACTTCTGGAACTGCTCGTTTTTCTGCAGGATTATCCACCCACACGTTCCTGCGGCCAGTCAACCTTATTGAATACGATGAGGCCGCGCTGAAAGATGTCTCTGAAGTAGTAATTAATTTTGCTAACGCTGAAGATCTTCCTGCGCACGGTGAAGCCATCCGTGCTCGCTTTGAAAATCTCCCCACCACCGACGAGGCTTAA